In a genomic window of Myxococcales bacterium:
- a CDS encoding dihydrofolate reductase family protein, giving the protein MATRVRAFLAMSLDGFIAGEDDDLSWLPTPDPAEDHGYGAFMATVGALLIGRRTLDVVLGFPDPWPYGARPVLVATHRPLPAVPATVRAVAGAIGALVEQARAVAAGGDVYLDGGELVRQALAADVLDELTVTVVPVVLGGGRPLFARGAPRPLQLARSQAYASGLVQLCYQTRAA; this is encoded by the coding sequence ATGGCGACCCGCGTCCGCGCGTTCCTGGCGATGTCGCTCGACGGGTTCATCGCCGGCGAGGACGACGATCTATCGTGGTTGCCGACGCCGGACCCGGCCGAGGATCACGGCTACGGCGCGTTCATGGCGACCGTCGGCGCCCTGCTGATCGGCCGCCGCACGCTCGACGTGGTCCTCGGGTTCCCGGACCCATGGCCCTACGGCGCCCGGCCGGTGCTGGTCGCGACCCACCGGCCGCTGCCGGCGGTGCCCGCGACGGTGCGCGCGGTCGCGGGCGCGATCGGCGCGCTGGTCGAGCAGGCCCGCGCGGTCGCCGCCGGCGGTGACGTCTACCTCGACGGCGGCGAGCTGGTGCGCCAGGCCCTCGCCGCCGACGTCCTCGACGAGCTGACGGTCACGGTGGTGCCGGTCGTGCTCGGCGGCGGCCGGCCGCTGTTCGCGCGCGGCGCGCCCCGGCCGCTGCAGCTGGCGCGCAGCCAGGCCTACGCCAGCGGCCTGGTCCAGCTCTGCTACCAGACCCGCGCGGCCTGA
- a CDS encoding SDR family NAD(P)-dependent oxidoreductase, producing MPRPRLEHVVITGAAGAIGGAVAAQLAARHPGVRLELIDVDDAGLARAAATVADARTWRWDLARPAELPARWDELIAAGGPVDGLVNCAGIMDVRSVAGTPWDVAQRILDIDLTSPLRLMSLAAPTMAARGRGVLINVASMAGRVPLRGCAYYGGAKAGLAMASEIAHLELAPAGVHVVTVYPGPVASALERNARAQLKPSLIARLLPMGDAARMAELIAIAVERGQPRVVYPPIYAAADRAIGVATWITRRFSPTPAA from the coding sequence ATGCCTCGCCCTCGCCTCGAGCACGTGGTCATCACCGGCGCCGCGGGCGCCATCGGCGGCGCGGTCGCCGCGCAGCTCGCGGCGCGTCACCCGGGCGTGCGGCTCGAGCTGATCGACGTCGACGACGCCGGCCTGGCGCGGGCGGCGGCGACCGTGGCTGACGCCCGGACCTGGCGCTGGGATCTGGCGCGGCCGGCCGAGCTGCCGGCGCGCTGGGACGAGCTGATCGCGGCGGGCGGTCCGGTCGATGGGCTGGTCAACTGCGCCGGCATCATGGACGTGCGCAGCGTCGCCGGCACCCCCTGGGACGTGGCGCAGCGGATCCTCGACATCGATCTGACCAGCCCGCTGCGGCTGATGAGCCTGGCGGCGCCGACGATGGCCGCGCGCGGTCGCGGCGTGCTCATCAACGTGGCGAGCATGGCCGGGCGCGTGCCGCTGCGCGGCTGCGCGTACTACGGCGGCGCCAAGGCCGGGCTGGCGATGGCGTCGGAGATCGCGCACCTCGAGCTCGCGCCGGCCGGGGTCCACGTCGTCACGGTCTACCCGGGGCCGGTCGCGTCGGCGCTCGAGCGCAACGCCCGGGCCCAGCTCAAGCCGAGCCTGATCGCCCGGCTGTTGCCGATGGGCGACGCCGCGCGCATGGCCGAGCTGATCGCGATCGCGGTCGAGCGCGGCCAGCCGCGGGTCGTCTACCCGCCGATCTACGCCGCCGCGGATCGCGCGATCGGCGTCGCGACCTGGATCACCCGGCGGTTCAGCCCGACCCCGGCGGCGTGA
- a CDS encoding TetR/AcrR family transcriptional regulator: MVSKPVRRTRTAPAPRGRKRRTADEARGAILDAAEQRLIAAGPAGIRLQDVAADVGVAHPTVLHHFGSREALVAAVVERVIAALHAEVLEAIARAPAGEDTLTALLERVATVLRARGHGRVLAWLALSGHGAELPEPRFASIVGAAHARRIQQRGPGPVPPLEDTAFTILLALLALFGDALLGDELARGAGLGDPAQVGARFRAWLARVLMDQLARG, encoded by the coding sequence ATGGTCAGCAAGCCGGTCCGCCGCACGCGCACGGCGCCCGCCCCGCGCGGCCGCAAGCGCCGGACCGCCGACGAGGCCCGGGGGGCGATCCTCGACGCCGCGGAGCAGCGCCTGATCGCCGCCGGCCCGGCCGGCATCCGGCTCCAGGACGTCGCCGCCGATGTCGGCGTCGCGCACCCGACGGTCCTGCACCACTTCGGCAGCCGCGAGGCCCTGGTCGCCGCGGTGGTCGAGCGGGTGATCGCGGCGCTGCACGCCGAGGTGCTCGAGGCGATCGCCCGGGCCCCGGCGGGCGAGGACACCCTGACCGCGCTGCTCGAGCGGGTCGCGACGGTCCTGCGCGCGCGCGGGCACGGCCGGGTGCTCGCGTGGCTGGCGCTGTCGGGCCACGGCGCCGAGCTCCCCGAGCCGCGGTTCGCGAGCATCGTCGGCGCCGCCCACGCCCGGCGGATCCAGCAGCGCGGGCCCGGGCCGGTGCCGCCGCTCGAGGACACCGCGTTCACGATCCTGCTGGCGCTGCTGGCGCTGTTCGGCGACGCGCTGCTCGGCGACGAGCTGGCGCGCGGCGCCGGGCTCGGCGACCCAGCCCAGGTGGGCGCGCGGTTCCGCGCGTGGCTGGCCCGGGTCCTGATGGATCAGCTCGCGCGCGGGTGA
- a CDS encoding ROK family protein produces the protein MLPEPTRPRTLAIDIGGTGLKAMVLGPDGVPLSERARVDTPRPATPDAVVAALVALIAPLGEFERISVGFPGVVVDGVVRTAPNLDPAWADFDLARALADRCERPARVLNDAGVQGYGVIEGRGVEMVLTFGTGLGCALFLDGRYVPNLELAHHPFGKRGTYEDYVDDRALDDIGKKKWNKRVGKVVRQILPIWNPRVLYLGGGNARHIKLELPDNVRITSNLAGLTGGIALWRDE, from the coding sequence ATGCTCCCCGAACCGACCCGACCGCGCACGCTGGCCATCGACATCGGCGGCACCGGGCTCAAGGCCATGGTGCTCGGCCCCGACGGCGTGCCCCTGTCCGAGCGCGCCCGGGTCGACACCCCGCGGCCGGCCACCCCCGACGCGGTCGTGGCCGCGCTGGTCGCGCTGATCGCGCCGCTCGGCGAGTTCGAGCGGATCAGCGTCGGGTTCCCCGGCGTCGTCGTCGACGGCGTCGTCCGCACGGCGCCCAACCTCGACCCGGCTTGGGCCGACTTCGACCTGGCCCGGGCGCTCGCCGACCGCTGCGAGCGCCCGGCGCGCGTGCTCAACGACGCCGGCGTCCAGGGCTACGGCGTGATCGAGGGCCGCGGCGTCGAGATGGTGCTGACGTTCGGGACCGGGCTCGGCTGCGCGCTGTTCCTCGACGGGCGCTACGTGCCCAACCTCGAGCTGGCCCACCACCCGTTCGGCAAGCGCGGCACGTACGAGGACTACGTCGACGACCGCGCCCTCGACGACATCGGCAAGAAGAAGTGGAACAAGCGGGTCGGCAAGGTCGTCCGCCAGATCCTGCCGATCTGGAACCCGCGCGTGCTCTACCTCGGCGGCGGCAACGCGCGCCACATCAAGCTCGAGCTGCCCGACAACGTCCGGATCACGTCGAACCTGGCCGGCCTGACCGGCGGCATCGCGCTCTGGCGCGACGAGTGA
- a CDS encoding glucosidase has protein sequence MHELVDDTSGWRRWGPYVADRAWGTVREDYSAAGDAWRHLTYDTARAKAYRWGEDGLAGICDRYQLLCFAPAFWNERDPHLKERLFGVNPEEGNHGEDVKEYYFHVDNTPSHAYMCLLYKYPQAAFPYQQLIDENQRRAGQGPEYELLDTGVFEGDRYFDIFIEYAKATTDDLVIRITAHNRGPAAAPLHVLPTLWFRNTWSWEAAPRPTPTITTAPAAPGVLGLRADDDEGAHDRDMPPGALGTRWLYGPAAGAALFTDNETHGARAYGPGHESRSPYTKDAFHRALCEGEADALAPTPGGTKAALHYRHEVPAGGSVTVRLRFTDTATADPLADVDAIIARRQAEADVFYDRLAPPTATADERLVQRRALAGLLWTKQSYLFDVARWLDGDDPAAPPPAARRAGRNARWRHLNSMRVMSMPDKWEYPWFAAWDLAFQCVPFALVDPRFAKDQLWLLLFEQFQHPSGQIPAYEWEFSDLNPPVHAWAVWRVYNMDRIRSGVADREWLEKCFHKLLLNFASWVNKVDHDGNNVFEGGFLGLDNITVLDRSEDSNDGSVLEQADATGWMGMFCLNLMRISLELAKDNRAYEGLATKFLQHYVYVAHAMKHMGGRDHALFDERDGFFYDVLRHPDGRFQRFRVRSMVGLIPLFAVERLESAWIAPFKEFTANLEWFLANRRELVAEVIHPVAGPDGQLTYLLTVVDTRQLDRILGRVYDPREFLSRFGVRSLSKAHAAAPFVLDGRRVGYEPAESSSKLKGGNSNWRGPIWFPTTFLVIESLRKLATALGPGHTICAPGSDGAPIGLQAMARDVARRLIAIFLLDEHGRRPVFGGEARFADDPRWRDHLLFFEYFNGDDGAGIGASHQTGWTALVANLIDEWR, from the coding sequence GTGCACGAGCTGGTCGACGACACCAGCGGCTGGCGGCGCTGGGGGCCGTACGTCGCGGACCGCGCGTGGGGCACCGTGCGCGAGGACTACTCGGCCGCGGGCGACGCCTGGCGCCACCTGACCTACGACACCGCGCGCGCCAAGGCCTACCGCTGGGGCGAGGACGGCCTCGCCGGCATCTGCGATCGCTACCAGCTCCTGTGCTTCGCGCCGGCGTTCTGGAACGAGCGCGACCCGCACCTCAAGGAGCGCCTGTTCGGGGTCAACCCCGAGGAGGGCAACCACGGCGAGGACGTCAAGGAGTACTACTTCCACGTCGACAACACGCCGAGCCACGCGTACATGTGCCTGCTCTACAAGTACCCGCAGGCGGCGTTCCCGTACCAGCAGCTGATCGACGAGAACCAGCGCCGGGCCGGGCAGGGGCCCGAGTACGAGCTGCTCGACACCGGCGTGTTCGAGGGCGATCGCTACTTCGACATCTTCATCGAGTACGCCAAGGCCACGACCGACGATCTGGTCATCCGCATCACCGCCCACAACCGCGGCCCGGCGGCGGCGCCGCTGCACGTCCTGCCGACCCTGTGGTTCCGCAACACCTGGAGCTGGGAGGCGGCGCCGCGGCCGACGCCGACGATCACCACCGCGCCCGCGGCGCCGGGCGTGCTCGGGCTGCGCGCTGACGACGACGAGGGCGCGCACGATCGCGACATGCCGCCGGGCGCCCTGGGCACGCGCTGGCTCTACGGCCCGGCGGCCGGCGCGGCGCTGTTCACGGACAACGAGACCCACGGCGCGCGCGCGTACGGGCCGGGGCACGAGAGCCGGTCGCCGTACACCAAGGACGCGTTCCACCGGGCGCTGTGCGAGGGCGAGGCCGACGCGCTCGCGCCGACGCCGGGCGGGACCAAGGCCGCGCTGCACTACCGCCACGAGGTCCCGGCCGGCGGCAGCGTCACCGTCCGGCTGCGGTTCACCGACACCGCGACCGCCGATCCGCTGGCCGACGTCGACGCGATCATCGCGCGCCGTCAGGCCGAGGCCGACGTCTTCTACGACCGGCTGGCGCCGCCGACCGCGACGGCCGACGAGCGCCTCGTGCAGCGTCGGGCGCTGGCCGGCCTGCTCTGGACCAAGCAGAGCTACCTGTTCGACGTGGCCCGCTGGCTCGACGGCGACGACCCCGCGGCGCCGCCGCCCGCGGCCCGCCGCGCCGGCCGCAACGCCCGCTGGCGGCACCTGAACTCGATGCGGGTGATGTCGATGCCCGACAAGTGGGAGTACCCGTGGTTCGCGGCCTGGGACCTGGCGTTCCAGTGCGTCCCGTTCGCGCTGGTCGACCCGCGGTTCGCCAAGGACCAGCTGTGGCTCCTGCTGTTCGAGCAGTTCCAGCACCCGAGCGGCCAGATCCCCGCCTACGAGTGGGAGTTCAGCGATCTCAACCCGCCGGTCCACGCCTGGGCGGTGTGGCGGGTCTACAACATGGACCGGATCCGCAGCGGCGTCGCCGATCGCGAGTGGCTCGAGAAGTGCTTCCACAAGCTGCTGCTCAACTTCGCGAGCTGGGTCAACAAGGTCGACCACGACGGCAACAACGTGTTCGAGGGCGGCTTCCTCGGCCTCGACAACATCACCGTGCTCGATCGCAGCGAGGACTCGAACGACGGCTCGGTCCTCGAGCAGGCCGACGCCACCGGCTGGATGGGGATGTTCTGCCTCAACCTGATGCGGATCTCGCTCGAGCTGGCCAAGGACAACCGCGCCTACGAGGGCCTGGCGACCAAGTTCCTGCAGCACTACGTCTACGTCGCCCACGCGATGAAGCACATGGGCGGCCGCGACCACGCGCTGTTCGACGAGCGCGACGGCTTCTTCTACGACGTGCTCCGCCACCCCGACGGTCGGTTCCAGCGGTTCCGGGTGCGGTCGATGGTCGGGTTGATCCCGCTGTTCGCGGTCGAGCGGCTCGAGTCCGCGTGGATCGCGCCGTTCAAGGAGTTCACCGCGAACCTCGAGTGGTTCCTCGCCAACCGCCGCGAGCTGGTGGCCGAGGTCATCCACCCCGTCGCCGGCCCCGACGGCCAGCTCACCTACCTGCTGACGGTCGTCGACACCCGGCAGCTCGATCGCATCCTCGGCCGCGTCTACGACCCGCGCGAGTTCCTGTCGCGGTTCGGCGTCCGCTCGCTGTCGAAGGCCCACGCCGCGGCGCCGTTCGTGCTCGACGGTCGCCGCGTCGGCTACGAGCCGGCCGAGTCGTCGTCGAAGCTCAAGGGCGGCAACTCGAACTGGCGCGGACCGATCTGGTTCCCGACGACGTTCCTGGTGATCGAGTCGCTGCGCAAGCTCGCCACCGCGCTCGGGCCCGGCCACACGATCTGCGCCCCGGGCTCGGACGGCGCGCCGATCGGGCTCCAGGCGATGGCCCGGGACGTCGCCCGCCGGCTGATCGCCATCTTCCTGCTCGACGAGCACGGCCGGCGACCGGTGTTCGGCGGCGAGGCGCGGTTCGCCGACGACCCGCGCTGGCGCGATCACCTGCTGTTCTTCGAGTACTTCAACGGCGACGACGGCGCCGGCATCGGCGCCAGCCATCAGACCGGGTGGACCGCGCTGGTCGCCAACCTGATCGACGAGTGGCGCTGA
- the gnd gene encoding decarboxylating 6-phosphogluconate dehydrogenase, with product MQIGMIGLGRMGANMARRLMRGGHQCVVYDRSPAAVATMAAEGATGAASLAALIKGLAQPRAVWVMVPSGGPTESTIAELGELLDPGDVIIDGGNSFFKDDVRRAQALADKKIEYVDAGTSGGVFGLERGYCLMVGGAPAVVARLDPILKTLAPGRGTAEPTPNRTSAGTAEEGYLHCGPAGSGHFVKMIHNGIEYGIMQALAEGFDIMKGAANPTVPEAHRYQLPVAEIAEVWRRGSVLSSWLVDLTANALAEDPALARFEGYVPDSGEGRWTVMTAVEEAVPADVITAALYTRFRSRMAQSFAEKVLSAMRAQFGGHTERPS from the coding sequence ATGCAGATCGGGATGATCGGACTCGGACGGATGGGCGCGAACATGGCGCGCCGGCTGATGCGCGGCGGGCACCAGTGCGTGGTCTACGACCGCAGCCCCGCCGCCGTGGCGACGATGGCCGCCGAGGGCGCCACCGGCGCCGCCTCGCTGGCGGCGTTGATCAAGGGCCTGGCCCAGCCGCGCGCGGTCTGGGTCATGGTCCCGTCGGGCGGCCCGACCGAGTCGACGATCGCCGAGCTCGGTGAGCTGCTCGATCCCGGCGACGTGATCATCGACGGCGGCAACTCGTTCTTCAAGGACGACGTCCGGCGGGCCCAGGCGCTGGCCGACAAGAAGATCGAGTACGTCGACGCCGGCACCAGCGGCGGCGTGTTCGGCCTCGAGCGCGGCTACTGCCTGATGGTCGGCGGCGCGCCCGCGGTGGTCGCGCGCCTCGATCCGATCCTCAAGACCCTGGCGCCGGGCCGCGGCACCGCCGAGCCCACGCCCAACCGCACCAGCGCCGGCACCGCCGAGGAGGGCTACCTGCACTGCGGCCCGGCCGGCAGCGGCCACTTCGTCAAGATGATCCACAACGGGATCGAGTACGGCATCATGCAGGCGCTGGCCGAGGGCTTCGACATCATGAAGGGCGCGGCCAACCCGACCGTGCCCGAGGCCCACCGCTACCAGCTGCCGGTCGCCGAGATCGCCGAGGTCTGGCGGCGCGGCAGCGTGCTGAGCTCGTGGCTCGTCGACCTGACCGCGAACGCGCTGGCCGAGGATCCCGCGCTGGCCAGGTTCGAGGGCTACGTGCCCGACTCGGGCGAGGGCCGCTGGACCGTGATGACCGCGGTCGAGGAGGCGGTGCCGGCCGACGTGATCACCGCGGCGCTCTACACCCGGTTCCGCTCGCGCATGGCGCAGTCGTTCGCCGAGAAGGTGCTGTCGGCGATGCGGGCCCAGTTCGGCGGCCACACGGAGCGCCCCTCGTGA
- the zwf gene encoding glucose-6-phosphate dehydrogenase — MPPPTDHSSVVGEILGEGGSKRRRPEPCAIVIFGVTGDLASRKLAPALYNLMVDRALAEPTVIIGVSRGALTPAELAAKLAGPMAAHSRQPVEPAAWDKFAATLDYVGGEFTDDATYVALKARLEAATAKGTRGNRVFYLSTPPSVFPVVLQKLHQHGLTERKDQRGGGPSCRVIVEKPFGHDLASARALNEMIGGYLHESQIYRIDHYLGKETVQNILVLRFGNSIFEPLWNRNHIDYVEITAAESIGIEGRGAFYEATGVVRDIIQNHLLQVMSLVTMEVPASFAPDDIRDEKAQLLRSVRPLTLTEVANDCVRGQYRGYRDEAGVAADSQTPTYAAMRLMIDSWRWQGVPFYLRAGKRLAERLTEVAIHFKSVPLVLFKDEAAGSVLQPAVLTLRIQPHEGISLRFVAKVPGEQISVGNVVMTMTYADAFKRPIAEAYERLLLDCMRGDATLFNRRDSVDRAWALIQPLLQVWEATPGVHFYEPGSAGPAAADELMGRTGHSWHELVPPA, encoded by the coding sequence GTGCCGCCGCCCACCGATCACTCGTCGGTGGTCGGGGAGATCCTCGGCGAGGGCGGCAGCAAGCGCCGCCGCCCCGAGCCGTGCGCGATCGTGATCTTCGGCGTCACCGGCGACCTGGCCAGCCGCAAGCTCGCGCCCGCGCTGTACAACCTGATGGTCGATCGCGCGCTGGCCGAGCCGACCGTGATCATCGGCGTGAGCCGCGGCGCGCTGACCCCGGCCGAGCTCGCCGCCAAGCTGGCCGGCCCGATGGCGGCGCACTCGCGCCAGCCGGTCGAGCCGGCCGCGTGGGACAAGTTCGCCGCGACGCTCGACTACGTCGGCGGCGAGTTCACCGACGACGCCACCTACGTCGCGCTCAAGGCCCGGCTCGAGGCCGCGACCGCGAAGGGCACCCGCGGCAACCGGGTGTTCTACCTGTCGACGCCGCCGTCGGTGTTCCCGGTGGTCCTGCAGAAGCTGCACCAGCACGGCCTGACCGAGCGCAAGGATCAGCGCGGCGGCGGCCCGTCGTGCCGGGTCATCGTCGAGAAGCCGTTCGGGCACGACCTCGCGAGCGCGCGCGCGCTCAACGAGATGATCGGCGGCTACCTGCACGAGAGCCAGATCTACCGGATCGATCACTACCTCGGCAAAGAGACCGTCCAGAACATCCTGGTGCTGCGCTTCGGCAACTCGATCTTCGAGCCGCTGTGGAACCGCAACCACATCGACTACGTCGAGATCACCGCGGCCGAGTCGATCGGCATCGAGGGCCGCGGCGCGTTCTACGAGGCCACCGGCGTGGTCCGCGACATCATCCAGAACCACCTGCTCCAGGTGATGTCGCTGGTGACGATGGAGGTGCCGGCGTCGTTCGCGCCCGACGACATCCGCGACGAGAAGGCCCAGCTGCTGCGCTCGGTGCGCCCGCTGACGCTCACCGAGGTCGCCAACGACTGCGTGCGCGGCCAGTACCGCGGCTACCGCGACGAGGCCGGGGTCGCGGCCGACTCGCAGACCCCGACCTACGCGGCGATGCGGCTGATGATCGACAGCTGGCGCTGGCAGGGCGTCCCGTTCTACCTGCGGGCCGGCAAGCGGCTGGCCGAGCGCCTGACCGAGGTCGCGATCCACTTCAAGTCGGTGCCGCTGGTGCTGTTCAAGGACGAGGCCGCCGGCAGCGTGCTGCAGCCGGCGGTGCTGACGCTGCGGATCCAGCCGCACGAGGGCATCTCGCTGCGGTTCGTCGCCAAGGTGCCGGGCGAGCAGATCTCGGTCGGCAACGTGGTCATGACGATGACCTACGCCGACGCGTTCAAGCGGCCGATCGCCGAGGCCTACGAGCGGCTGCTGCTCGACTGCATGCGCGGCGACGCGACCTTGTTCAACCGGCGCGACTCGGTCGATCGCGCGTGGGCGCTGATCCAGCCGCTCCTGCAGGTCTGGGAGGCCACGCCCGGCGTCCACTTCTACGAGCCCGGCAGCGCCGGCCCGGCCGCCGCCGACGAGCTGATGGGGCGGACCGGCCACAGCTGGCACGAGCTGGTGCCGCCGGCCTGA
- the clpA gene encoding ATP-dependent Clp protease ATP-binding subunit ClpA: MLSPDLSATLQRAVADTRRRRHEYLTLEHLLLAMLEDPSAIDVVGKCGGDADKLRAELEQFLTDSVEPLPEDEESGPDQTLAFQRVFQRAAMHVQGAGRAQMTSGNLLVAMYRERDSFAVYLLEKQGVTRFDVINYISHGVSKVDPGAGVVPRARGVEQDGDAEEGAKVKNPLESFCVDLTARAAEGKIDPLIGRAAELERMIQVLCRRRKNNPLLIGEPGVGKTALAEGLALRINDKQVPAALADNRVFALDMTAVLAGTRFRGDFEERLKAVIEVLSQDPKAILFIDEIHTIVGAGATSGGTMDAANMLKPALANGELRCIGSTTFKDYRNSFERDRALTRRFQRIDVGEPSVAEAIEILKGLRSRYEDHHQVKFSDAAIAAAAELSARHINGSHLPDKAIDVMDEAGARVRLMAEADRPAEIRPDLIEEVVSKMARIPPRSVSVSDRDKLAHLETDLRRSIFGQDQAIEQITTAIKLSRAGLGHPDKPTGNFLFAGPTGVGKTELAKQLAKTMGVEFLRFDMSEYMEKHTVSRLIGAPPGYVGFDQGGLLTDAINKHPYCVLLLDEIEKAHPDLFNILLQVMDHATLTDNNGRKADFRNVVLIMTSNVGSREMAATKLGFGGGEGGDPKAGKGALERMFTPEFRNRLDAVVFFEGLPPEVIKQVAQKFVDELEGQLAAKKVQLDVTPAALAHFAEKGYDQAMGARPMARIIADTIKKPLANEILFGALVHGGVAKIDFVDGAVAITYESAPAPVDDAN; the protein is encoded by the coding sequence ATGCTGTCACCCGATCTGTCCGCCACGCTCCAGCGCGCCGTCGCCGACACCCGTCGCCGGCGCCACGAGTACCTCACCCTCGAGCACCTGCTCCTGGCCATGCTCGAAGACCCGTCGGCGATCGACGTGGTCGGCAAGTGCGGCGGCGACGCCGACAAGCTGCGGGCCGAGCTCGAGCAGTTCCTGACCGACTCGGTCGAGCCGCTGCCCGAGGACGAGGAGTCGGGGCCCGACCAGACGCTGGCGTTCCAGCGGGTGTTCCAGCGCGCCGCGATGCACGTCCAGGGCGCCGGCCGGGCCCAGATGACCTCGGGCAACCTGCTGGTCGCGATGTACCGCGAGCGCGACAGCTTCGCGGTCTACCTGCTCGAGAAGCAGGGCGTGACCCGCTTCGACGTCATCAACTACATCAGCCACGGCGTGTCCAAGGTCGATCCCGGCGCCGGCGTCGTGCCGCGCGCCCGCGGCGTCGAGCAGGACGGCGACGCCGAGGAGGGCGCCAAGGTCAAGAACCCGCTCGAGAGCTTCTGCGTCGACCTGACCGCGCGGGCCGCCGAGGGCAAGATCGATCCGCTGATCGGGCGCGCCGCCGAGCTCGAGCGGATGATCCAGGTGCTGTGCCGCCGGCGGAAGAACAACCCGCTGCTGATCGGCGAGCCCGGCGTCGGCAAGACCGCGCTGGCCGAGGGCCTGGCGCTGCGGATCAACGACAAGCAGGTGCCGGCGGCGCTGGCCGACAACCGGGTGTTCGCGCTCGACATGACCGCGGTGCTGGCCGGGACCCGGTTCCGCGGCGACTTCGAGGAGCGCCTCAAGGCGGTCATCGAGGTCCTGTCCCAGGACCCCAAGGCGATCCTGTTCATCGACGAGATCCACACGATCGTCGGCGCCGGCGCGACCTCGGGCGGGACGATGGACGCGGCCAACATGCTCAAGCCCGCGCTCGCCAACGGCGAGCTCCGGTGCATCGGCTCGACGACGTTCAAGGACTACCGCAACTCGTTCGAGCGCGACCGCGCGCTGACCCGGCGGTTCCAGCGCATCGACGTGGGCGAGCCGAGCGTGGCCGAGGCCATCGAGATCCTGAAGGGCCTGCGGTCGCGCTACGAGGACCACCACCAGGTGAAGTTCTCCGACGCCGCGATCGCCGCGGCCGCCGAGCTGTCGGCCCGGCACATCAACGGCTCGCACCTGCCCGACAAGGCCATCGACGTGATGGACGAGGCCGGGGCCCGGGTCCGGCTGATGGCCGAGGCCGATCGCCCGGCCGAGATCCGGCCGGACCTGATCGAGGAGGTCGTGTCGAAGATGGCGCGGATCCCGCCGCGGTCGGTGTCGGTGTCGGATCGCGACAAGCTCGCCCACCTCGAGACCGATCTGCGCCGCAGCATCTTCGGCCAGGACCAGGCCATCGAGCAGATCACCACCGCGATCAAGCTGTCGCGGGCCGGCCTGGGCCACCCCGACAAGCCGACCGGCAACTTCCTGTTCGCGGGCCCCACCGGCGTCGGCAAGACCGAGCTGGCCAAGCAGCTGGCCAAGACGATGGGCGTCGAGTTCCTGCGCTTCGACATGTCGGAGTACATGGAGAAGCACACGGTGTCGCGGCTGATCGGCGCGCCGCCCGGCTACGTCGGCTTCGACCAGGGCGGCCTGCTCACCGACGCGATCAACAAGCACCCGTACTGCGTGCTCCTGCTCGACGAGATCGAGAAGGCCCACCCCGACCTGTTCAACATCCTGCTGCAGGTGATGGACCACGCGACGCTGACCGACAACAACGGCCGCAAGGCCGACTTCCGCAACGTCGTGCTGATCATGACGTCGAACGTGGGCAGCCGCGAGATGGCGGCGACCAAGCTCGGGTTCGGCGGCGGCGAGGGCGGCGATCCCAAGGCCGGCAAGGGCGCGCTCGAGCGCATGTTCACGCCCGAGTTCCGCAACCGCCTCGACGCGGTGGTGTTCTTCGAGGGCCTGCCGCCCGAGGTCATCAAGCAGGTCGCGCAGAAGTTCGTCGACGAGCTCGAGGGCCAGCTCGCGGCCAAGAAGGTCCAGCTCGACGTGACCCCGGCCGCGCTCGCGCACTTCGCCGAGAAGGGCTACGACCAGGCCATGGGCGCGCGGCCGATGGCCCGCATCATCGCCGACACGATCAAGAAGCCGCTGGCCAACGAGATCCTGTTCGGGGCGCTGGTCCACGGCGGCGTCGCCAAGATCGACTTCGTCGACGGCGCGGTCGCGATCACCTACGAGTCGGCGCCGGCGCCGGTCGACGACGCGAACTGA
- a CDS encoding ATP-dependent Clp protease adaptor ClpS, with protein sequence MTTAAFVAARTPVRASGDDKKPNRPAPKQDSGVALEERTRTKKPPMYKVLLHNDDYTTKEFVVFVLQTVFQRSEPDALAIMTHVHNQGVGVAGVYTFEIAETKVQKTVQLARSNEYPLQLSIEPSE encoded by the coding sequence ATGACGACCGCCGCGTTTGTCGCCGCCCGCACGCCCGTGCGCGCCAGCGGCGACGACAAGAAGCCGAACCGCCCCGCGCCCAAGCAGGACAGCGGGGTCGCGCTCGAGGAGCGCACCCGCACCAAGAAGCCGCCGATGTACAAGGTGCTGCTGCACAACGACGACTACACGACCAAGGAGTTCGTCGTGTTCGTGCTGCAGACGGTGTTCCAGCGCAGCGAGCCCGACGCCCTGGCCATCATGACCCACGTGCACAACCAGGGCGTCGGCGTGGCCGGCGTCTACACCTTCGAGATCGCCGAGACCAAGGTCCAGAAGACCGTCCAGCTCGCCCGCTCGAACGAGTACCCGCTGCAGCTCTCGATCGAGCCGAGCGAGTAG